From Agarivorans sp. Alg241-V36, one genomic window encodes:
- a CDS encoding ScpA family protein translates to MSDNASPTHQLTLASVNGEPWLDIPEDLFIPPDAMEVILEQFEGPLDLLLYLIRKQKLDIEHLPVLAITQQYMDYIEAMRMLKLELAAEYLVMAALLTEIKSRSLLPVQEHEQAEEDPRAELIRRLQEYELYKDATEKVDSLPRQQRDTYTASIERPDNLPVNVIYPEVAMDELIEAIRGIAQRVANFEHHEIKREKLSTRQRMSDILAKLQQHQFVEFSQLFSLEEGRSGLVVSFLAILELVKEGYIKCVQSQPLQPIQVLLVDAEIFEHG, encoded by the coding sequence ATGTCTGACAATGCTTCTCCCACTCATCAGTTAACACTGGCCAGCGTTAACGGTGAACCTTGGCTAGATATTCCGGAGGATTTGTTTATTCCACCGGATGCCATGGAGGTGATTTTAGAGCAGTTTGAAGGACCCTTAGATTTATTGTTATACCTGATCCGCAAACAAAAGCTGGATATCGAGCACTTACCTGTATTGGCGATTACCCAGCAATATATGGATTATATTGAAGCGATGCGCATGCTTAAACTCGAGTTGGCAGCCGAGTATTTGGTGATGGCGGCGCTATTAACCGAAATTAAATCGCGCAGTTTGCTGCCTGTTCAAGAGCATGAGCAAGCCGAAGAAGACCCGAGAGCAGAGCTTATTCGGCGCCTTCAAGAGTATGAGCTTTACAAAGACGCCACCGAAAAAGTCGACAGCTTACCCAGACAGCAACGCGATACGTATACCGCATCCATTGAGCGACCTGATAACCTGCCGGTTAACGTGATTTATCCAGAGGTGGCAATGGATGAACTTATTGAAGCAATACGCGGTATTGCCCAGCGAGTGGCCAACTTTGAGCATCACGAAATTAAGCGCGAAAAACTGTCTACGCGGCAACGAATGAGCGATATTTTAGCTAAGTTGCAGCAGCACCAGTTTGTTGAATTTAGTCAGTTGTTTTCATTGGAAGAGGGGCGCAGTGGCTTGGTGGTTAGCTTTCTGGCAATACTTGAGCTGGTAAAGGAAGGCTACATCAAGTGTGTACAAAGCCAGCCCTTGCAGCCTATTCAAGTATTATTAGTAGATGCGGAGATTTTTGAGCATGGCTAA
- the scpB gene encoding SMC-Scp complex subunit ScpB produces MAKPNLVKLVEAALFVAGRPLSVKELQTTVLADVGLAKAQVNMVLEELSQRYQDSGIELAETASGFQFRARQEYAPQLANLWAEKAPKFSRAMLETLTLIAYRQPITRGEIEAIRGVAVSSHIISVLKERNWIRSIGHKEIPGRPTLFATTVSFLDYFGLKDLADLPELDQSLLEKLPQDFQT; encoded by the coding sequence ATGGCTAAACCTAATTTAGTCAAGTTAGTTGAAGCTGCCTTGTTTGTGGCGGGAAGACCGCTTAGTGTTAAAGAATTGCAAACTACTGTGCTAGCAGATGTTGGCTTAGCCAAAGCACAAGTGAACATGGTTCTTGAAGAGTTGTCACAGCGCTATCAAGATTCAGGTATTGAGTTAGCAGAAACCGCATCAGGGTTTCAATTTAGAGCGCGGCAAGAGTATGCCCCGCAACTGGCAAATTTATGGGCTGAAAAAGCGCCAAAATTTAGCCGGGCAATGCTAGAAACTCTCACCTTAATCGCATACCGCCAACCCATTACTCGCGGAGAAATAGAAGCGATTAGGGGAGTGGCGGTAAGCAGCCACATTATTAGTGTATTAAAAGAGCGCAATTGGATCCGCAGCATTGGACATAAAGAAATTCCTGGTCGTCCTACCTTGTTTGCTACAACTGTGAGCTTCTTAGATTACTTTGGTTTGAAAGATCTGGCTGATTTGCCAGAATTAGATCAATCTTTACTTGAAAAACTGCCGCAAGACTTTCAGACTTAG
- the rluB gene encoding 23S rRNA pseudouridine(2605) synthase RluB, which translates to MSEKLQKVLARSGLGSRREMEAVIDAGRVSVDGSIATLGDRIEEGVEVRVDGRIIDIQKVEDTICRVLAYHKSEGEICSRNDPEGRETVFDRLPRLQHGRWIAVGRLDINTSGLLLFTTDGELANRLMHPSFEVEREYAVRVFGDVDDEVIRNLRTGVELEDGRAAFTTVKRQGGEGINQWYSVTLSEGRNREVRRMWESQGMQVSRLIRVRYGLIPLPKGLPRSGWQEMPLDQVNYLRKLVQLNKEENTIIKVEDRVRSTQRIRKSVRKHRSRTQSQAAKRRRLK; encoded by the coding sequence ATGAGTGAAAAACTTCAAAAAGTCCTGGCCCGTAGCGGTTTAGGCTCACGTCGTGAGATGGAAGCTGTAATTGACGCAGGGAGAGTAAGCGTAGATGGGAGTATTGCCACTTTAGGTGATCGCATCGAAGAAGGGGTTGAAGTAAGGGTGGATGGCCGCATCATCGACATTCAAAAAGTCGAAGACACCATTTGTCGAGTATTGGCTTACCATAAGTCTGAAGGAGAAATCTGTTCTCGCAATGATCCAGAAGGACGAGAAACCGTATTTGACCGTTTACCACGTTTGCAACATGGTCGCTGGATTGCGGTAGGCCGCTTAGATATCAATACCTCTGGTTTATTGTTATTTACTACCGATGGTGAGTTAGCCAACCGTTTAATGCATCCAAGCTTTGAAGTTGAACGCGAATACGCAGTACGTGTATTTGGTGACGTAGATGATGAAGTGATTCGTAATCTTCGCACCGGTGTTGAGCTAGAAGATGGCCGCGCGGCATTTACCACGGTTAAGCGCCAAGGCGGCGAGGGTATAAATCAGTGGTACTCAGTCACTTTAAGCGAGGGACGAAACCGCGAAGTGCGTAGAATGTGGGAATCGCAAGGTATGCAAGTGAGCCGTTTGATTCGGGTTCGCTACGGGCTTATTCCTTTACCTAAAGGTTTACCACGCAGCGGCTGGCAAGAAATGCCTTTAGATCAGGTAAACTACTTACGTAAGTTGGTACAGCTAAACAAAGAAGAGAATACGATTATTAAGGTAGAGGATCGTGTTCGCAGTACCCAACGCATCAGAAAGTCAGTGCGTAAACATCGCTCTCGTACTCAAAGCCAAGCGGCAAAAAGAAGACGCTTAAAGTAG
- a CDS encoding Yip1 family protein gives MLFSHVWGLASHTKEEWQDIDKHHEGIGASLSHLLLMALIPAICGYFSTVHIGWKVGANSFSLTSDSAIFMSVAMYAAMVTVVLCLAYAALWMAKTFNTDTSYQQTLELSAYVATPIYMVGFAALYPEPWFVMVAGLVGVTYAVYLLYTGVPIIMHIPEERGFIFASSLVTVGLVMLVTVLISTVILWSSGAGPIFAN, from the coding sequence ATGTTATTTAGTCATGTTTGGGGACTAGCTTCACATACAAAAGAAGAATGGCAAGACATTGACAAGCACCACGAAGGGATCGGAGCGAGCTTGTCGCACTTACTACTTATGGCACTTATTCCAGCCATTTGTGGTTACTTTTCGACCGTGCACATTGGTTGGAAGGTGGGAGCAAATAGCTTCTCCTTAACCAGCGACAGTGCCATTTTCATGTCTGTGGCCATGTACGCAGCCATGGTTACCGTGGTGTTGTGTTTAGCTTATGCAGCGCTTTGGATGGCAAAAACCTTTAATACCGATACCTCATATCAACAAACTCTTGAGCTGTCCGCCTACGTAGCAACACCAATTTACATGGTGGGTTTTGCCGCCCTTTATCCAGAACCTTGGTTTGTTATGGTGGCGGGCCTAGTTGGCGTAACTTACGCAGTATATTTGCTCTACACCGGAGTGCCGATCATTATGCACATCCCTGAAGAGCGCGGTTTTATCTTTGCCAGTAGCTTAGTCACTGTGGGTTTGGTGATGTTAGTGACCGTACTTATTTCTACGGTTATTTTATGGTCTAGCGGCGCAGGTCCCATTTTTGCGAACTGA
- a CDS encoding UDP-2,3-diacylglucosamine diphosphatase, translating to MHTYFISDLHLSEDRPDIIQAFLDFLQQQAPEAEALYILGDLFEFWIGDDDKTPVAKQVEQALKALSDKGVPSYFIHGNRDFMVGKAYAERCGMTLLEEEKLVELYGQKVLILHGDTLCTDDVGYQEYREVTQKLWLRRLFLLLPLFVRQKIANKIRSKSKQANTSKSLGIMDVNQQAVEQRFEQQPIDYMIHGHTHRPDIHSIKQADNTSKYRVVLGDWYQQMSVLKIDPNGVELSANGQLQKLELGQ from the coding sequence GTGCACACCTATTTCATTTCAGATTTACATCTAAGTGAAGATCGGCCTGACATTATTCAGGCCTTTCTCGACTTTTTACAGCAACAAGCGCCTGAGGCCGAAGCTCTATACATTTTGGGCGATCTGTTCGAATTTTGGATTGGCGATGACGATAAAACCCCAGTTGCTAAACAAGTGGAGCAAGCGCTAAAAGCCTTGTCTGATAAAGGTGTGCCAAGCTACTTCATTCACGGTAATCGTGATTTTATGGTAGGCAAAGCTTACGCTGAACGCTGTGGCATGACCTTACTGGAAGAAGAAAAGCTGGTTGAACTGTACGGTCAGAAAGTCTTAATTCTACACGGCGACACCCTGTGTACTGACGATGTCGGTTATCAAGAATACCGCGAAGTAACTCAAAAGCTTTGGCTAAGACGCTTGTTTTTATTATTGCCTTTATTTGTTCGACAAAAAATTGCCAATAAAATCCGTAGCAAAAGCAAACAAGCCAACACCAGTAAATCGCTAGGGATTATGGATGTTAACCAACAAGCTGTTGAACAACGCTTTGAACAGCAGCCTATAGACTACATGATCCACGGCCATACCCATCGACCAGATATCCACTCTATTAAACAAGCCGATAACACAAGCAAGTACCGTGTAGTACTTGGTGATTGGTATCAACAAATGAGTGTATTGAAGATTGATCCAAATGGCGTAGAACTTAGCGCTAATGGTCAGCTTCAGAAGCTTGAGCTTGGTCAATAA
- a CDS encoding peptidylprolyl isomerase, which produces MVTLHTNFGDIVVKLNSSEAPETAANFLAYAKDGFYNDTIFHRVIDGFMVQGGGFASGMEEKETKAPIKNEANNGLSNKTGTLAMARTMDPHSASAQFFINVNDNTFLDFKSETSEGWGYCVFGEVVEGMDIVNKIKGVDTGNFGYVHSDVPLEEVLITSVSVSE; this is translated from the coding sequence ATGGTTACTTTACATACAAATTTTGGCGACATCGTAGTTAAACTAAATTCTAGCGAAGCACCAGAAACAGCCGCTAACTTTCTTGCTTATGCAAAAGATGGTTTTTACAACGACACTATCTTTCACCGCGTAATCGACGGTTTTATGGTTCAAGGCGGTGGCTTTGCATCAGGCATGGAAGAAAAAGAAACTAAAGCGCCAATTAAAAACGAAGCAAACAACGGTTTGTCTAACAAAACCGGCACCTTGGCAATGGCTCGCACCATGGACCCTCACTCAGCATCAGCACAGTTTTTCATTAACGTGAATGACAACACTTTCCTAGATTTCAAATCAGAAACCAGCGAAGGTTGGGGTTACTGCGTATTTGGTGAAGTGGTAGAAGGCATGGATATAGTTAACAAAATCAAAGGTGTAGATACTGGTAACTTTGGTTATGTTCACTCAGACGTTCCACTAGAAGAAGTACTTATCACTTCTGTAAGTGTTTCGGAATAA
- the cysS gene encoding cysteine--tRNA ligase: protein MLQIYNTLTRKKQAFKPLVEGKVGMYVCGVTIYDYCHIGHARTFVAFDTVARYLRWSGYELNFVRNITDVDDKIIKRAAENGESCDALTERFTKAMHADFDALNMLRPDIEPRVTTHMPEIIEVIEKLIANGHAYVADSGDVLFEVNTFADYGKLSLQNLEMLQAGARVEVEEDKRNPLDFVLWKSAKPGEPMWDSPWGKGRPGWHIECSAMNMKHLGEVFDIHGGGSDLAFPHHENEIAQSCCAHKTNYVNYWMHSGMVQVNKEKMSKSLGNFFTIKDVLEVYDPETVRYFLLSGHYRSQLNYSEDNLKQSRSALERLYTALRGIELVAIDEQVANAYREPFKAAMDDDFNTPEALPVLFELAKEINRVKESDVALAGQYASLLLELSAVLGILTQDVETFLQGEHDSEVAEIEALIAARNQARADKDWAAADIARNRLTEMGIVLEDGAAGTTWRKA from the coding sequence ATGTTACAGATATACAATACTTTAACCCGCAAGAAACAAGCGTTTAAGCCCTTAGTAGAAGGCAAAGTGGGTATGTATGTTTGTGGAGTTACCATTTACGACTACTGTCACATTGGCCACGCGCGCACCTTTGTGGCCTTTGATACTGTGGCTCGCTACTTACGTTGGTCGGGCTATGAGCTTAATTTTGTTCGTAACATCACTGATGTGGATGACAAAATCATTAAGCGTGCTGCTGAAAACGGTGAAAGCTGTGATGCCTTAACCGAGCGCTTTACTAAAGCCATGCATGCTGACTTCGATGCGCTGAATATGCTACGCCCAGATATTGAGCCTCGTGTTACAACGCATATGCCAGAAATTATCGAAGTAATAGAAAAGCTGATCGCTAATGGCCATGCCTATGTTGCAGACAGCGGTGATGTATTGTTTGAAGTCAATACCTTTGCTGATTACGGCAAGCTTAGCTTACAGAATTTAGAAATGCTACAAGCTGGCGCGCGTGTAGAAGTGGAAGAAGACAAGCGTAATCCTTTAGATTTTGTATTGTGGAAAAGCGCTAAACCGGGCGAGCCAATGTGGGATTCTCCATGGGGCAAGGGGCGCCCTGGCTGGCATATTGAATGTTCAGCAATGAACATGAAGCACCTAGGCGAGGTATTTGACATTCACGGCGGTGGTTCCGATTTAGCTTTCCCACATCATGAAAACGAAATCGCCCAATCGTGCTGTGCCCACAAAACCAATTACGTGAACTACTGGATGCACTCCGGCATGGTTCAGGTGAACAAAGAAAAAATGTCTAAGTCTTTGGGTAACTTCTTCACTATTAAAGATGTATTAGAAGTATATGACCCCGAGACAGTACGTTACTTCTTGTTATCCGGTCATTACCGTAGCCAACTGAACTATTCAGAAGACAATCTAAAGCAATCTCGTTCTGCACTAGAGCGCTTGTATACGGCTTTACGCGGTATTGAGCTGGTGGCGATTGACGAGCAAGTGGCAAACGCCTACCGCGAACCGTTTAAAGCGGCCATGGATGATGACTTTAATACGCCAGAAGCGCTACCAGTATTGTTTGAGCTAGCTAAAGAAATTAACCGTGTTAAAGAAAGCGATGTGGCTTTAGCTGGGCAGTATGCGAGCTTATTGCTGGAGCTAAGCGCAGTGTTAGGCATTTTAACGCAAGACGTAGAAACCTTTTTGCAAGGTGAGCACGATAGTGAAGTGGCTGAAATTGAAGCCTTGATTGCAGCGCGTAATCAAGCTCGAGCTGATAAAGACTGGGCGGCGGCGGATATTGCTCGTAATCGCTTAACTGAGATGGGCATTGTACTGGAAGACGGCGCTGCAGGCACCACCTGGCGCAAAGCTTAA
- a CDS encoding ABC transporter substrate-binding protein, whose amino-acid sequence MLHRYLLLLCFALAFTARAENVSFVTENLRPFNYVEDAHLTGISVELLRLVWQEMGEDPQPIKMQTWEKAYYLLQHRPNMALFLTMRSPRREHMFHWACPITTSDIKLIALKSRAIKIDEIGPNSKLLFGAMKASVGEQLLLYKGVEFEQISLTEDLEKALRMLKRERVDVIASEPEVIEQTARALGFEGELFEPVHQLGKLEGCYAFSQGTNQDYLKRFRAALSKVTAGEQYQNLLKKYHM is encoded by the coding sequence ATGCTCCACCGTTACTTACTCTTACTTTGCTTTGCCTTAGCGTTTACTGCTCGTGCAGAAAACGTAAGCTTTGTAACGGAAAACCTGCGCCCTTTTAACTACGTAGAAGATGCCCACCTCACCGGTATTTCGGTCGAATTGTTACGCTTAGTGTGGCAAGAGATGGGCGAAGATCCGCAGCCTATCAAAATGCAAACCTGGGAAAAAGCTTACTACTTGTTACAACACCGCCCTAATATGGCTTTGTTTCTCACCATGCGTAGTCCCCGCAGAGAGCATATGTTCCACTGGGCTTGCCCAATTACTACCTCCGATATCAAGCTGATAGCTTTAAAATCTCGAGCTATAAAAATTGATGAAATAGGTCCAAATTCGAAGCTTTTATTTGGTGCGATGAAAGCCAGCGTAGGTGAGCAACTATTGCTCTACAAAGGTGTGGAGTTTGAACAAATATCACTAACAGAAGATTTAGAAAAAGCCTTACGCATGTTAAAGCGTGAGCGAGTTGATGTAATAGCCTCTGAACCAGAAGTAATTGAGCAAACAGCTAGAGCCTTAGGCTTTGAGGGCGAACTATTTGAACCGGTGCATCAACTGGGTAAATTGGAGGGCTGCTATGCATTTAGCCAAGGTACCAATCAAGATTACCTAAAGCGCTTTAGAGCCGCTCTCAGCAAAGTCACCGCTGGGGAGCAGTATCAGAACTTGTTAAAGAAATACCACATGTAA
- the folD gene encoding bifunctional methylenetetrahydrofolate dehydrogenase/methenyltetrahydrofolate cyclohydrolase FolD yields MSAQIIDGKKIAQQVQDQVAERVKKRVAEGKRAPGLAVILVGDNPASQVYVGSKRRVCEAVGFISKSIDLDDNTDEQTLLGEIDKLNDDPLIDGILVQLPLPEGIDETKVVERIRPDKDVDGFHPYNIGRLAQRIPALRPCTPKGIITLIESTGISPYGLEAVVVGASNIVGRPMTLELLLAGCTTTTCHRFTKDLEAHVRRADLVVVAVGKPQFIPGEWIKPGAMVIDVGINRLDNGKLAGDVEYEVARQNAAFITPVPGGVGPMTVATLIQNTLEACEEFHDK; encoded by the coding sequence ATGTCTGCACAAATAATTGATGGAAAAAAAATCGCTCAACAAGTTCAAGATCAAGTTGCTGAGCGTGTTAAGAAAAGAGTCGCTGAAGGGAAACGTGCTCCAGGTTTAGCCGTGATTTTAGTAGGCGATAACCCCGCCTCTCAGGTTTATGTAGGCAGCAAACGCCGCGTATGTGAAGCCGTTGGTTTTATCTCTAAATCTATCGACTTAGATGACAACACCGACGAGCAAACACTATTGGGTGAAATTGATAAACTTAACGATGACCCGCTTATTGATGGAATTCTAGTGCAATTGCCGTTACCAGAAGGCATCGACGAAACCAAAGTTGTTGAGCGTATTCGCCCCGACAAAGACGTAGATGGTTTTCATCCTTATAACATTGGCCGATTAGCTCAGCGTATTCCTGCACTGCGCCCTTGTACTCCCAAAGGCATCATTACCCTTATTGAGTCTACCGGCATTAGCCCTTATGGCTTAGAAGCCGTTGTAGTAGGCGCATCAAATATTGTTGGCCGCCCAATGACCTTGGAGCTGTTGCTAGCAGGTTGCACTACCACCACTTGTCACCGCTTTACTAAAGATTTAGAAGCCCATGTTCGTCGTGCTGATTTAGTTGTAGTCGCCGTGGGTAAACCACAATTTATTCCTGGTGAGTGGATTAAACCCGGTGCAATGGTGATCGATGTAGGCATTAACCGCTTAGACAACGGTAAACTGGCTGGCGACGTAGAGTACGAAGTTGCTCGCCAAAACGCAGCATTTATTACGCCTGTGCCTGGCGGTGTTGGCCCGATGACAGTAGCAACCCTTATTCAAAACACCTTAGAGGCTTGCGAAGAGTTTCACGATAAATAG
- a CDS encoding putative transporter gives MSEVALSILVLSAVAVIGLWFGGIKVRGVGLGIGGVLFGGLFVGHFIKQFGWHLDPHALHFIKEFGLILFVYTIGIQVGPGFFASLKASGLRLNLLAVGIVVLGGITAVALHFIFDLPLNVFLGIYSGAVTNTPSLAAGQQILQELGMATEETTVLGLGYAMAYPFGILGILLTMWIIRLAFRVDIEQEAEDFDNTKGKKKQSLLDINVIIENPNLNGIAFSELSKLIGEDVICSRVKSDGELKVPGADMLMHLGDYLHLVGPNRNKLEQATLIIGQEISESLSTKGTLLRSERVVVTEERILGKKLSELDLKHSFDVIISRLNRSGVELVANKDTILQFGDILNIVGPTEDIEKVAKSLGNVRSKLQHVQMLPIFIGIGLGVLLGSMPLAIPSLPAPLKLGLAGGPLIVAIILARIGSIGRLYWFMPPSANLALREIGIVLFLAVVGINSGANFIETLVEGDGLSWMFYGAFITLIPLLIIGFIGRYVLKVNYLSLCGLMAGSMTDPPALAFANSIHSTSGASALAYATVYPLVMCLRILSPQVIAVLLWVAA, from the coding sequence ATGAGTGAAGTTGCGTTATCCATATTAGTTCTATCGGCCGTTGCGGTTATAGGACTATGGTTTGGTGGAATTAAAGTTCGCGGCGTTGGTTTAGGTATAGGCGGAGTGTTATTTGGAGGCCTGTTTGTTGGTCACTTCATTAAACAATTTGGCTGGCATTTAGACCCCCACGCCCTACATTTTATTAAAGAGTTTGGCCTTATCCTGTTTGTTTACACTATTGGTATCCAAGTAGGTCCTGGTTTTTTTGCCTCACTTAAAGCCAGTGGCTTAAGGTTAAACCTGTTGGCTGTTGGCATTGTTGTTCTTGGAGGCATAACTGCAGTAGCACTTCATTTCATCTTTGACCTACCTTTAAATGTTTTCCTGGGCATATACAGCGGCGCGGTTACCAACACCCCTTCTCTAGCGGCTGGCCAACAGATCTTACAAGAGCTAGGAATGGCGACCGAAGAAACCACCGTACTCGGTTTAGGTTATGCCATGGCCTACCCTTTTGGTATTTTAGGCATTTTGCTCACCATGTGGATCATTCGCCTTGCCTTTCGCGTTGATATTGAACAAGAAGCAGAAGATTTCGATAATACTAAAGGTAAAAAGAAGCAAAGCTTGCTTGATATCAACGTCATTATTGAAAACCCCAACCTAAATGGCATTGCTTTTTCAGAGCTAAGTAAGCTGATTGGCGAAGATGTGATTTGTTCGCGAGTAAAATCTGATGGCGAGCTAAAGGTACCAGGCGCCGATATGCTAATGCACCTAGGCGACTACCTACACTTGGTTGGACCTAACCGCAACAAACTGGAACAAGCAACCTTAATCATTGGCCAAGAGATCAGTGAATCTCTTTCTACGAAAGGAACCTTGCTTCGCAGTGAACGGGTAGTGGTAACCGAAGAGCGGATTTTAGGTAAAAAGCTCAGCGAGCTAGATCTAAAGCATAGTTTTGATGTCATCATCTCTCGTTTAAACCGCTCCGGGGTTGAGCTGGTTGCTAACAAAGATACCATTTTGCAGTTTGGCGATATCCTAAATATTGTCGGCCCAACTGAAGACATTGAGAAAGTAGCCAAAAGCCTAGGCAATGTGCGCAGCAAGTTACAGCACGTGCAAATGCTGCCTATCTTCATCGGCATTGGCCTAGGCGTATTACTAGGCTCTATGCCGCTAGCCATTCCCAGCTTGCCTGCTCCACTTAAGCTCGGCTTAGCTGGTGGCCCTCTGATTGTGGCGATTATTCTAGCCAGAATAGGCAGTATTGGTCGTCTCTATTGGTTTATGCCGCCAAGTGCTAACTTGGCACTTAGAGAAATAGGCATCGTCCTTTTCTTAGCCGTTGTAGGCATTAACTCTGGTGCCAACTTCATTGAAACATTGGTGGAGGGCGACGGCCTTAGCTGGATGTTCTATGGCGCCTTTATTACCCTTATCCCCTTGCTGATTATCGGTTTTATAGGGCGTTACGTATTAAAAGTGAACTACTTAAGCTTATGCGGCTTAATGGCTGGCTCAATGACCGATCCACCAGCGCTGGCATTTGCTAACTCTATTCACAGTACCAGCGGTGCCTCCGCCCTAGCCTATGCTACCGTTTACCCCTTAGTGATGTGCCTGCGCATTTTGTCGCCTCAGGTTATTGCAGTGCTATTATGGGTTGCCGCCTAA
- a CDS encoding MalM family protein produces the protein MKKLLVISMVALTAACSSNKSMVIDYGATDAKAVQKIDPSIGYQALAQAPVCCNSLSELKYQKITAPGKVDFTLSTQDPAFQFRTGKSFVKAIELPEVNGPIKVAVSSPIVTSVFAPTVLVLDKNFSPIDVYGEEAINYENGSLLSIDRFFGNVELPAVFRDGRQAKYLVVLTTDQAMQQTTKLDPPDPKAVELGREADVVKMYSNQPIAHTATGVFRLAFDYAPGAANSANDMVEQQNSADALIAEPVAASTATAVAVSAPTTKTSPIQPETEAMFNQLIENAVKASDFDKALNFVEEAERAGSKSARDALVEAMKKHH, from the coding sequence ATGAAAAAGTTACTCGTGATTAGTATGGTTGCGCTAACAGCAGCCTGCAGCAGTAATAAGAGTATGGTTATTGATTATGGCGCCACCGACGCCAAAGCCGTGCAAAAAATTGATCCCAGCATTGGTTACCAGGCCTTAGCGCAAGCACCTGTTTGCTGCAATAGCTTATCGGAACTCAAATACCAAAAGATTACCGCACCAGGTAAAGTTGATTTTACCCTCTCTACTCAAGATCCCGCATTTCAATTCAGAACTGGTAAATCCTTTGTTAAAGCCATTGAATTACCTGAAGTAAATGGCCCGATTAAAGTAGCGGTATCTTCTCCCATTGTTACCAGTGTTTTTGCCCCTACAGTGTTAGTTCTCGACAAGAACTTCAGCCCTATCGATGTTTACGGGGAAGAAGCCATTAACTACGAAAACGGTTCACTGTTAAGCATTGACCGCTTTTTTGGCAATGTGGAATTGCCCGCCGTGTTTCGCGACGGCAGACAGGCTAAGTACCTCGTCGTTCTAACAACTGATCAAGCAATGCAGCAAACCACTAAACTCGATCCCCCCGACCCAAAAGCGGTAGAGCTAGGTAGAGAAGCCGATGTGGTTAAAATGTACAGTAACCAGCCTATTGCTCACACTGCCACCGGCGTATTCCGCTTAGCCTTCGATTACGCGCCAGGAGCGGCAAATTCAGCCAATGACATGGTTGAGCAGCAAAATTCTGCAGATGCACTAATTGCAGAGCCTGTAGCAGCAAGCACCGCAACCGCCGTTGCGGTAAGTGCGCCAACAACCAAAACTAGCCCAATACAACCAGAAACCGAAGCAATGTTTAATCAGCTTATCGAAAACGCGGTAAAAGCCAGTGACTTTGATAAAGCGTTAAACTTTGTAGAAGAAGCCGAACGCGCCGGCTCTAAATCGGCTCGTGACGCCTTGGTAGAGGCAATGAAGAAACATCATTAA